A region from the Benincasa hispida cultivar B227 chromosome 8, ASM972705v1, whole genome shotgun sequence genome encodes:
- the LOC120082656 gene encoding transcription factor bHLH137-like: MAAFSYQYQPFLLDSIFLPNNPLKMGGFFDDQNFNNNCFSQFYSQDQQQPIYHFPDLSKQSPESSTLVDRSDSAEPPVGNQLKPAVTVTVTSPCSKKRKSRNNSSATSAQSKGTTESTGKKQKNKGELDEGKEKDQKPKNGKKLEEKKISEDGGATTGYIHVRARRGQATDSHSLAERVRREKISERMKTLQRLVPGCDKVTGKALMLDEIINYVQSLQNQVEFLSMKLASLNPIFFDFRMDLDGLMIQPETTSLSSITPQLPAMAQCSVVPPPAMIDTTPPTTPSPAISAGNNYPLMESSANLFLFQQGISANNAYSQSSQDNVKVSSWDVEDQKRKLLISSGIGDSLCYFH; this comes from the exons atggCAGCTTTTTCATATCAATACCAACCATTTCTTCTTGACTCAATCTTTTTGCCCAACAATCCTCTCAAGATGGGAGGCTTTTTTGATGACCAAAACTTCAACAACAATTGTTTCTCTCAATTTTACTCTCAAGACCAACAACAACCCATTTACCATTTTCCTGATCTCTCTAAACAAAGCCCTGAATCTTCCACTTTGGTCGACCGATCCGATAGCGCCGAACCGCCGGTCGGAAATCAGTTGAAACCGGCTGTTACTGTAACTGTAACTTCCCCTTGTAGTAAGAAAAGGAAGAGCCGGAATAATTCTTCCGCCACCTCCGCCCAGTCCAAG GGTACTACTGAGAGCACTGGGAAAAAGCAGAAAAATAAAGGGGAATTAGatgaagggaaagaaaaagatcaaaagcccaaaaatgggaaaaaattaGAGGAGAAAAAAATTTCAGAAGATGGTGGTGCAACCACTGGTTACATTCATGTCAGAGCTAGAAGGGGCCAAGCCACTGACAGCCACAGTCTTGCTGAGAGg GTGAGAAGAGAAAAGATTAGTGAAAGGATGAAGACATTGCAACGCCTTGTTCCCGGTTGCGACaaa GTTACAGGGAAGGCCCTTATGTTGGATGAAATTATCAATTATGTTCAGTCCCTACAAAATCAAGTTGAG tttCTCTCCATGAAACTCGCTTCGTTGAACCCAATTTTCTTCGACTTCAGAATGGACTTGGACGGCCTCATGATCCAACCAGAG ACGACGTCGTTGAGTAGTATAACGCCACAACTACCAGCGATGGCACAATGCAGCGTCGTGCCACCGCCGGCGATGATCGACACCACCCCTCCGACAACCCCATCTCCGGCAATCTCCGCCGGAAATAATTATCCCTTAATGGAGTCTTCAGCTaatttgtttctatttcaaCAAGGGATAAGCGCAAATAACGCCTACTCCCAATCGTCTCAg GATAACGTTAAAGTTTCATCATGGGATGTCGAAGACCAGAAACGAAAGCTTCTTATTTCATCAGGAATTGGCGACAGCTTATGTTACTTCCATTAA